The DNA window ACTGCTTCAAAATCTATCCATTTTTCCCAGTTTCACTATACTCCTCGCCATTGGAACACCTTTTTAGCTCCGTTGAGTGAAGTAATTCCGCTGCTAAATCTTCAATTTCGTCTTTTTACTCTGCTTCTCAACTTCAAGATTTGTTATTTCACCAAGAATTGTGTGCATTTCCTTTGAAATCCCGTGTTCTTATAGGTAATTTTCTGTTCTTTGCTATGCAATTTGTTTTTCTGCTATTATATGGGCTGAATAGATCTGGGAATTTTTAGGTACTGCATTGTTTGCATCAATTTTGGCTGTGGGAAGTTGTGGGATTGCTAAAGTTCCAATCTTGATTGGAAAAATCTGCTTGGAGTGGTGGGAAGCTATGGATATTGCAGCTGTGTTCTTGCTCTGCATTGTTGGTAGTAGGGTGTCAATGGCTGCATTCACACCTGCTAATAACTACTTGCTTGCCTGTGGATCTTCACAAAACGTGATGTTTCTTGGCCAAACATATGCTCCTGATTCCTCATTTTCTTTGAAAAGCCGTGGGGATTCTTATGTTGCCGCCTCCAACTCCACCGCCCCTTTCCCTCTTTACCAGTCAGCCCGGGTCTTCAGGAGCACGGCGTCGTATAGATTTGATATAAAGCGACAGGGCCGGCATTGGGTTCGCCTCCACTTCCACCCTCTCTCGGGCCAGAACCTGACTTCGTCTTCCATCACTGTTGTGACTGAGGATTTTGTGCTTTTGCACAACTTCAGTTTCGACACTTACAAGGGCTCGTATCTCTTCAAAGAGTACTCAGTCAATGTCACTTCGAACAGCTTGTTGGTTACGTTCATTCCCGCCAATGGCTCTGTGGCCTTTGTGAATGCCATTGAAGTAGTGTCTGCCCCGGACAGCTTGATTCCTGACCAGGCTTCTATTGTGTCGCCACATGGTCAGTTTGACGGCCTTTCCGGGCTGGCTCTGGAGACCATCTATCGTCTGAATATGGGCGGTCCTCTTATTACTGCTGAGAACGACACTTTGAGTAGGACTTGGGAGAACGATGCCAAGTATCTCCATGTGAACAGCTCTGCGTCGAACGTCTCTGTCAGCCCTTTGAATATAAAATATGGTGATGCTGCTGCACCTGAGATAGCTCCTAATTATGTCTATGCTACTGCTCAGACCATGGGAGATGCGAGCGTGTCTAACATGAACTTCAACATCACATGGGTCCTCCAAGTTGATCCCAGTTTCTCATATTTCTTGCGGGTGCATTTCTGTGATATTGTGAGCAAATCTCTGAATAGTCTGATATTCAACCTATACATCAATACTGATATTGCTGTTGGGAGTCTGGATCTATCGAATAAAGCCGGTAACTTAGATGTGCCATATTACACAGATTTTGTCTCCAAAGTTCCTGCAGATTCGGATACTCTCACAGTAAGCGTTGGTCCCGACGTTAATGCTGATTTCCCAAATGCCATATTGAATGGTCTTGAAATCATGAAGATCAGCAATGATGCCAAAAGCTTAACTGGAAGCTTGCCCGTGGATACTCTCCTCGTGCTGCCTCCCAAAAAGCATAAGACCGGTCTCATAATCGGCTCTGTGGTTGGTGCTGTGGTTGCATTACTCCTTTGTGGATTGTGTTACTTCTGCTTGGTGGCTCGTAGGTCGAAGGAAGCCAACCAAGGAAGTTCTTGGCTTCCTCTGCCCTTGTATGGAAACTCTTTGACTATGACAAAAATGTCCACTGTTTCTCAGAAGAGTGGTACAGCCAGTTGCATCTCGTTAGGTACTTCCAGTCTCGGCCGGTTCTTCAAGTTTCAAGAAATAATGGATGCAACTAATAAATTTGATGAAGGCATGCTACTCGGTGTTGGTGGTTTTGGTAGGGTGTATAAAGGAACTCTGGAGGATGGAACTAGGGTGGCTGTCAAGAGAGGGAATCCGAGATCCGAGCAAGGCATTGCTGAATTTCGAACTGAGATTGAAATGTTGTCCAAGCTCCGCCATCGTCACCTTGTGTCACTTATTGGCTACTGCGATGAGCGGTCTGAGATGATTTTAGTGTATGAATACATGGCTAATGGGCCTCTCCGGAGCCATCTCTATGGGACAGATCTTCCACCCCTTTCCTGGAAATTACGGCTGGAGATATGCATCGGTGCAGCTAGGGGGCTTCATTACCTCCACACCGGAGCGGCACAGAGCGTCATTCATCGAGATGTGAAAACAACCAATATACTCCTAGATGAGAATTTCGTTGCAAAGGTGGCCGATTTTGGTCTGTCTAAAGCCGGACCAGCCATTGATCAGACTCACGTGAGCACAGCTGTGAAAGGCAGCTTTGGATACCTTGATCCCGAGTACTTCAGAAGGCAACAGCTGACTGAGAAATCGGACGTCTACTCATTTGGTGTGGTTCTCATGGAGGTGCTTTGCACGAGACCAGCCCTCAACCCGGTTCTTCCTCGAGAGCAAGTGAATATTGCTGAGTGGGCGATGACCTGGCAAAAGAAGGGAATGCTGGACCATATCATGGACAAGAATCTTGTAGGGAAGGTAAACAGTGCTTCTCTCAAGAAATTTGGCGAGACGGCAGAAAAATGCCTGGCCGAGCACGGTGTCGATAGGCCTTCCATGGGAGATGTTTTGTGGAACTTGGAGTATGCTCTCCAGCTGGAGGAGACGACGTCAGCCCTCATGGAGCCGGATGATAATAGCACAAACCATATCCCCGGCATTGCCTTAACGCCGCTGGAGCCATTTGACAACAGCGTGAGCATGATCGATGGAGTGAACTCAGGAACAGACGACGATGCAGCCACAAGTGCGGTTTTCTCTCAGCTAGTGAATCCTCGTGGCAGGTGAACAATGGGAAATCTCGATTTGGTTTGCTTGTCTGTGATCGGTTGTTCTGACTGGACTCGACTTTCGGATTCAAAGATGACCTACAGATATTACATGACTGAGCATACAAAGGTGATTTGCTATTCATTCTATTGTTTGAATTTCCTCATTTTTTTCCCCTAATAATACAAATACAAACATGAGTGTATGTAGTAGATAGAGCAAAGCAAATCCATGTTACTCTTGCATATATCCCACAATGATATGTATCCctatatttaattggattaatccATTTGTTTCTACAATAATATTGTAAGTTCTGCAGAAATGCCCCCTTTTGTTTGCTGTTTAAATGAATTAGTAGTATAAAGCATAAACTTTTGAAGACATTGGTGCTGAaattaaaaggagaaaaaataaatatggagTTGTTGATGAGGATTTTCTCCCACTTGGACTCTAGCATTACATATTCAATAGTGAAAAactttaaaaaaggaaaaaatcgACCAATAGTCTGTAGTTCAGACAAGACAATAGGCATCTTCTCAGGCAtaaagatccttttctcttgtTTATATCTGCCAAAGGTCAACATAGCAAGAATCAGAAGCCTTTGTTAGAAGAAGAAAACAAAGGCAATGAAAAGGGAAGAAAAAGGGCAAGTTAAGGTTTGTGTGGGAATTGATCTCCTATGGGGGGCTCTGGTGAACGACCTGAGCGCCCTTCTTCCGATTCTCATCCCGAATTTAGTGACGGAGGGAGAGATGTTGAAGGGAGACGGCCGCCTGGGCACGGTTTGCTCAAGCAAGTGAGCTTCTTTTTTGTATGTTGGCTCATAAATAAGTTGCATCTTACTATGTGATGTATGCATGATCGCTCATATTATTGTTATTGAATCGAAAACACATGCGGTTAGACAGTTTCACAAAATTTCGATTTTTTGTGTTGACAGATTAACAATTTAACAAAATATCGAActggagtataaaatatttacAAACTGTTCGAATCCAGGACCTTTAATTTTCTATTCactattaatataaaaatataaaaaaggggTGTATAACACCAAAGCTATAATACTAATACTTCCTTCATTTTGCTATTCCTATAAAATTAGttcacttttttaatttttgaaatctTTTTCATCACATTACATTACACTACTAATAAGGTGAATTCCATTATCtattaatactatataaattaattttcttttatctttcatattttactaattttgcattaaatctCTTTTCATCCCTAAAGTCCTCTTATTGTGaagagatggagagagtaaTATATTGAGATCTGCCAATAACAAATAAGCAGCAACATTCCCGTCGTAAGACACTTTACTTTGTAGGTAAAGATGTAGGTTCTTAGTACTTGCATTTTCGttatcattattttttaaagttcACATGTTTATGTTGTCTTAACACCAATGTTTGGAAATTGAATCAGACCACCGATTCGATCAATTCGGTTCGCACCCTAAGACTAGGAGGATTATTCGGCGACATGGTTGGTGTCATGTCATCTTTGCAtttcaaaatacaaataaaacatGTGGTCTTTCTCTCCTCAACCTATAGTCTCTTTGAAGAAGACCAACCAAGCTTtccattctttttcttttaccaATCAACCAGATTATGCTATTTggcacaattttattgatagaTAGATGGATATtatgtttaaaattttaaatattttttatatcaaaattcataaatttcCATACTCTATTTATAtcacatttgctatagttttgcaCAAAAGAACTCTTTTTCTCTACATATTATCCTACTTCTTTgatacaatttcttaatttttttagtatccttagtttgtcatttattgtgtttttatttttatttttatttttttttgcaatagtaaaatatttgaaataataataataaaaataagtactccacccgtcccattaaatatgaaacatttgagaATCGGCACAGTATTTTCgtgtaatgttgttttgtgagttaatcaAGATAGAGTAAAGGAAGAGggataaaaaagtagagatatagttgttttcattttaggaaacgtttcattttaatgggacaaaccaaaaaggaaaacgttccatttttaatgagaaagggtgtatataattttgtggTTGGATGGTCATTTATAAATCATCAAAAAATATATGGTTGGGTTAGATAGATATTGATAATGTTAAAGTgatgaaaataatttaaatattgaaaatgtgGTTAGTTGGGTTAGATTGGGTCGAGCTGTTGTTATTAAACATGGTCTAAAAACCAGTGGCATGATAAGCCGTTTTGAACTGGTTAAATCGGCCAATTTGTCCATGAACTGTGAACCGATTTTCACATATACTCCTTGCCCATTGACACGATATAGATTGTGCCTAGAGGTGTCAAATGGGCCCGGTGAGGCCCGGGCCCGGGCCTGGTGAGGCCCACTGATATTTAGGCCCTGGCCCATGTCTGAAACGGGCTGGGCCCAGCCCGGGCCCAGTTAGCAAGTGGGCCTTGGCCGGGCCGGGCCGGCTGGGCCAATATTACATATTTTTACATTGAAAGAGAAACAAGTGATAGTCTTCATAATTTCATATgcaaaaattacaaattcaagAAACTTAGCTAAATGTATGATGTAgctaaaatatagtagtactatgttAGATCTACCAATCCAACACTATtcattatatacatatatgaataaaaatttaacTAATTCGTTACTGTagttatgtaattatttttgttagagataaaacaattaataattaatgTATATAACTCTGTAAATCTCTTTGATTCTAGAATCCACTAATTTGTAAAGAGAAATTAGTTAACAGTGAATCTCTATAATTATCGAAACCACTATTAATTTAATCCTAGTAATAGGATCCACTATTTTTATAGAGAAATTTAGTTAATGATTATAATACTTAAAATCaagtatataataaaaatattgtctAAATCACAaggataattttattatttcatttgagagaaaagaaaaaagaaaaagaaaaagaaaagacaaGTATGATTAAGTGAAATAGGTCAAGTATGAACAAAT is part of the Salvia splendens isolate huo1 chromosome 22, SspV2, whole genome shotgun sequence genome and encodes:
- the LOC121785994 gene encoding receptor-like protein kinase THESEUS 1: MDIAAVFLLCIVGSRVSMAAFTPANNYLLACGSSQNVMFLGQTYAPDSSFSLKSRGDSYVAASNSTAPFPLYQSARVFRSTASYRFDIKRQGRHWVRLHFHPLSGQNLTSSSITVVTEDFVLLHNFSFDTYKGSYLFKEYSVNVTSNSLLVTFIPANGSVAFVNAIEVVSAPDSLIPDQASIVSPHGQFDGLSGLALETIYRLNMGGPLITAENDTLSRTWENDAKYLHVNSSASNVSVSPLNIKYGDAAAPEIAPNYVYATAQTMGDASVSNMNFNITWVLQVDPSFSYFLRVHFCDIVSKSLNSLIFNLYINTDIAVGSLDLSNKAGNLDVPYYTDFVSKVPADSDTLTVSVGPDVNADFPNAILNGLEIMKISNDAKSLTGSLPVDTLLVLPPKKHKTGLIIGSVVGAVVALLLCGLCYFCLVARRSKEANQGSSWLPLPLYGNSLTMTKMSTVSQKSGTASCISLGTSSLGRFFKFQEIMDATNKFDEGMLLGVGGFGRVYKGTLEDGTRVAVKRGNPRSEQGIAEFRTEIEMLSKLRHRHLVSLIGYCDERSEMILVYEYMANGPLRSHLYGTDLPPLSWKLRLEICIGAARGLHYLHTGAAQSVIHRDVKTTNILLDENFVAKVADFGLSKAGPAIDQTHVSTAVKGSFGYLDPEYFRRQQLTEKSDVYSFGVVLMEVLCTRPALNPVLPREQVNIAEWAMTWQKKGMLDHIMDKNLVGKVNSASLKKFGETAEKCLAEHGVDRPSMGDVLWNLEYALQLEETTSALMEPDDNSTNHIPGIALTPLEPFDNSVSMIDGVNSGTDDDAATSAVFSQLVNPRGR